Proteins from a single region of Motilibacter peucedani:
- a CDS encoding class I SAM-dependent methyltransferase — protein MSGPDDAHAAAAASFGAAAGVYERARPDYPAAALDWLLPPGARRVLDLGAGTGKLTRLLRARGLEVTAVEPSAGMRAELERAVPGVRSLAGRAEQVPLADGAVDAVLVAQAWHWVDPAGAVPEVARVLAPGGRLGLVWNVRDESHEWVARLGELLDGGGRPNDTSVDPQVGPPFGQLETRTVAWTHETTPEGLVELAASRSYVILLPEDERAALLGRVRSLLASHPDLAGRSSIALPYLTRCYRAALA, from the coding sequence GTGAGCGGTCCGGACGACGCGCACGCGGCTGCCGCGGCGTCGTTCGGCGCGGCCGCCGGCGTCTACGAGCGCGCGCGCCCGGACTACCCCGCCGCCGCGCTCGACTGGCTGCTGCCACCGGGCGCCCGGCGGGTCCTCGACCTCGGTGCCGGCACCGGCAAGCTCACCCGCCTGCTGCGGGCCCGCGGGCTCGAGGTGACGGCGGTGGAGCCCTCGGCCGGCATGCGCGCCGAGCTCGAGCGGGCGGTGCCCGGCGTGCGCAGCCTGGCCGGGCGCGCCGAGCAGGTGCCGCTCGCCGACGGCGCGGTCGACGCGGTGCTGGTCGCGCAGGCGTGGCACTGGGTCGACCCGGCCGGCGCGGTGCCCGAGGTCGCCCGGGTCCTGGCGCCCGGCGGCCGTCTGGGCCTGGTCTGGAACGTGCGCGACGAGAGCCACGAGTGGGTGGCCCGGCTCGGCGAGCTGCTCGACGGCGGCGGCCGGCCGAACGACACCAGCGTCGACCCGCAGGTGGGGCCGCCGTTCGGGCAGCTGGAGACCCGCACGGTCGCCTGGACGCACGAGACGACGCCGGAGGGCCTCGTCGAGCTCGCCGCCTCGCGCAGCTACGTGATCCTGCTGCCGGAGGACGAGCGCGCGGCGCTGCTCGGGCGCGTGCGCTCGCTGCTCGCCTCGCACCCCGACCTGGCCGGTCGGAGCAGCATCGCGCTGCCCTACCTCACCCGGTGCTACCGCGCTGCGCTCGCCTAG
- a CDS encoding GNAT family N-acetyltransferase: MSEQSQPSVVDAPEAHRYELRLGDEVAGYAAYELDGSTMVITHTVVEPAHEGQGLGSTLAHDALTDARRRGLEVVAQCPFVSAYVERHQEFADLVVER, encoded by the coding sequence ATGAGCGAGCAGTCCCAGCCCTCCGTCGTCGACGCGCCCGAGGCCCACCGCTACGAGCTGCGCCTCGGCGACGAGGTGGCCGGCTACGCCGCCTACGAGCTCGACGGCAGCACGATGGTGATCACGCACACCGTCGTCGAGCCGGCCCACGAGGGCCAGGGCCTCGGCAGCACCCTCGCCCACGACGCGCTGACCGACGCGCGCAGGCGCGGGCTCGAGGTGGTTGCGCAGTGCCCGTTCGTCTCGGCCTACGTCGAGCGCCACCAGGAGTTCGCCGACCTGGTCGTCGAGCGCTAG
- a CDS encoding ATP-grasp domain-containing protein, which translates to MAAGPLVLVVTGSDMPVADPEAPLLAEALERRGARAQVVLWDSPDVDWAAAALVLVRSTWDYTGRVEAFLAWADAVGAASTLQNPAAVLRWNAHKGYLAELAAAGVPTVATELVRRGADPSAALARVDDRAGVVVKPAVSAGAEGTSLHASADDARTALEALVAAGDALVQPYETGVADGERSLLFFDGAFSHAVVKVPRAGDFRVQEHHGGTTAAWSPTPAELAVARAALDRAPVPEPLLYARVDLVGEPGDPRVMELELVEPFLFTAHAPGSLDRLAALVAERAGMLAP; encoded by the coding sequence ATGGCCGCCGGGCCGCTCGTCCTCGTGGTCACCGGCAGCGACATGCCCGTCGCCGACCCCGAGGCGCCCCTGCTGGCGGAGGCCCTCGAGCGCCGGGGTGCCCGGGCGCAGGTCGTCCTCTGGGACTCGCCCGACGTCGACTGGGCGGCGGCCGCGCTGGTGCTCGTGCGCTCCACCTGGGACTACACCGGGCGCGTCGAGGCCTTCCTGGCCTGGGCCGACGCTGTCGGCGCCGCGAGCACGCTGCAGAACCCGGCGGCGGTGCTGCGCTGGAACGCCCACAAGGGCTACCTCGCCGAGCTCGCGGCGGCCGGCGTGCCGACGGTCGCCACCGAGCTCGTACGCCGTGGTGCCGACCCCTCGGCCGCCCTCGCCCGCGTCGACGACCGCGCCGGCGTCGTGGTGAAGCCGGCCGTCTCGGCCGGCGCCGAGGGCACCTCGCTGCACGCCTCCGCGGACGACGCGCGCACGGCGCTGGAGGCGCTGGTGGCCGCGGGCGACGCGCTGGTGCAGCCCTACGAGACCGGCGTGGCCGACGGCGAGCGCTCGCTGCTCTTCTTCGACGGCGCCTTCTCCCACGCGGTCGTGAAGGTCCCCCGCGCGGGCGACTTCCGGGTGCAGGAGCACCACGGCGGCACGACCGCGGCCTGGTCGCCGACGCCCGCGGAGCTCGCCGTGGCCCGCGCCGCCCTCGACCGCGCTCCGGTGCCCGAGCCGCTGCTCTACGCCCGCGTCGACCTGGTCGGCGAGCCGGGCGACCCGCGGGTGATGGAGCTCGAGCTGGTCGAGCCGTTCCTGTTCACCGCCCACGCGCCGGGCTCCCTCGACCGGCTCGCTGCGCTCGTCGCGGAGCGGGCTGGGATGCTGGCCCCATGA
- a CDS encoding heme o synthase encodes MTAVDPRPAITPSPGASGDGRPSRSPAAVAKAYLALTKPRIIELLLCTTIPTMVLAADGLPGLLVTVATLVGGFLAAGSANALNCYIDRDIDAVMHRTEGRPLATGAVSPREALLFGLALGAASVVLFATVVNWLSAALSVLAIAFYVLVYTLVLKRRTAQNIVWGGAAGCMPVLIGWAAVTGSLSWAPVVLFAVVFLWTPPHYWPLAMRFRDDYATAGVPMLPVVATEAVVAGQVVVYSWAMVAASLLLWPVASMGWVYGALALVLGAAFLREAHALQARARAGVRGAALKPMRLFHGSISYLSLLFLAVAIDPLLR; translated from the coding sequence GTGACGGCTGTCGACCCGCGCCCGGCGATCACCCCCTCGCCCGGCGCCAGCGGAGACGGCCGACCCTCCCGCAGCCCCGCGGCGGTCGCGAAGGCCTACCTCGCGCTCACCAAGCCGCGCATCATCGAGCTGCTGCTCTGCACGACGATCCCGACGATGGTCCTGGCGGCCGACGGCCTGCCGGGCCTGCTCGTCACGGTCGCGACCCTGGTGGGCGGGTTCCTCGCCGCCGGCAGCGCCAACGCGCTCAACTGCTACATCGACCGCGACATCGACGCGGTCATGCACCGCACCGAGGGGCGCCCGCTGGCGACCGGCGCGGTCTCGCCGCGCGAGGCGCTGCTGTTCGGCCTCGCGCTGGGCGCCGCGTCGGTGGTGCTGTTCGCCACCGTCGTCAACTGGCTCTCGGCGGCCCTGTCGGTGCTGGCCATCGCGTTCTACGTCCTCGTCTACACCCTGGTGCTCAAGCGGCGCACCGCCCAGAACATCGTGTGGGGCGGGGCCGCCGGGTGCATGCCCGTGCTCATCGGCTGGGCCGCGGTCACCGGCTCGCTGTCGTGGGCGCCGGTCGTGCTGTTCGCCGTCGTCTTCCTCTGGACGCCGCCGCACTACTGGCCGCTCGCGATGCGCTTCCGCGACGACTACGCCACCGCCGGCGTCCCGATGCTGCCGGTCGTAGCCACCGAGGCGGTCGTCGCCGGCCAGGTCGTCGTCTACTCCTGGGCCATGGTCGCCGCGTCGCTGCTGCTCTGGCCGGTCGCCTCGATGGGCTGGGTCTACGGCGCCCTCGCGCTCGTGCTGGGCGCCGCGTTCCTGCGGGAGGCCCACGCCCTGCAGGCCCGCGCCCGGGCCGGCGTGCGCGGCGCCGCGCTCAAGCCCATGCGGCTCTTCCACGGCTCGATCAGCTACCTGTCCCTGCTGTTCCTCGCGGTCGCGATCGACCCGCTGCTGCGCTGA
- the tkt gene encoding transketolase: MTSTTKSSDTLEWTDLDRKAVDVCRALAMDAVEKAGSGHPGTAMSLAPAAYLLFQRLLRHDPSDPTWLGRDRFVLSAGHSSITLYTQLYMSGYGLTLDDLAHLRQWDSLTPGHPEHGHTVGVETTTGPLGQGIATAVGFAIASYRDRATYDPEAAHGESPFDNTIWVIASDGDMEEGVQAEAASLAGHLRLGNLVVLYDDNHISIDGDTDVAFSEDVLARYASYGWHVQRVEDAEDVQALHAALTAAQAETGRPSIVASRSIIAWPAPNAQNTAKSHGSALGAAEIAATKQVLGLDPEKSFDVPDEVLEHSREVVARGRAAHAEWEPAYLAWREREPERAAELDRVTARRLPSGWADAVPSFPAGKDVATRKASGDTINALAGVVPEFWGGSADLHESNLTLVHGAQSFGSPESGAANVSYAGRNLHFGIREHAMGAAMNGLALYGGSRVYGGTFLVFSDYMRGSVRLAALMKAPVTYVWTHDSIGLGEDGPTHQPIEHLWSLRAIPGLNVVRPGDANETAIAWRTILERDDAPHALALSRQGMPTYDRAPGSPFASAEDTAKGAYVLRDASNGQPEVLLLATGSEVQIAVAAQDLLEEQGVPTRVVSAPCLEWFEEQDESYKQTVLPPAVRSRVSVEAGIAQGWWRYLGDTGEAVSIEHFGASASYKVLYEQFGFTAERVVAAAQASIAKTAHIKGSTTGN, translated from the coding sequence GTGACCAGCACGACCAAGAGCAGCGACACGCTCGAGTGGACCGACCTCGACCGCAAGGCGGTCGACGTCTGCCGGGCCTTGGCGATGGACGCCGTGGAGAAGGCCGGCTCGGGCCACCCGGGCACCGCGATGAGCCTCGCGCCCGCCGCCTACCTGCTGTTCCAGCGCCTGCTGCGCCACGACCCGAGCGACCCGACCTGGCTGGGCCGCGACCGGTTCGTGCTGAGCGCCGGCCACTCGAGCATCACGCTGTACACCCAGCTCTACATGTCCGGCTACGGCCTCACGCTCGACGACCTCGCGCACCTGCGCCAGTGGGACAGCCTGACCCCGGGCCACCCGGAGCACGGCCACACCGTCGGCGTCGAGACGACGACCGGACCGCTGGGCCAGGGCATCGCCACCGCCGTCGGCTTCGCCATCGCGTCCTACCGCGACCGCGCGACCTACGACCCCGAGGCGGCCCACGGCGAGAGCCCGTTCGACAACACCATCTGGGTCATCGCCTCCGACGGCGACATGGAGGAGGGCGTGCAGGCCGAGGCGGCCTCGCTCGCCGGCCACCTGCGGCTCGGCAACCTCGTCGTGCTCTACGACGACAACCACATCTCGATCGACGGCGACACCGACGTGGCCTTCAGCGAGGACGTCCTCGCCCGCTACGCCTCCTACGGCTGGCACGTGCAGCGCGTCGAGGATGCCGAGGACGTGCAGGCGCTCCACGCCGCGCTCACCGCCGCGCAGGCCGAGACCGGCCGCCCGAGCATCGTCGCCTCGCGCTCGATCATCGCCTGGCCGGCCCCCAACGCGCAGAACACCGCCAAGTCCCACGGGTCGGCGCTCGGCGCGGCAGAGATCGCGGCGACCAAGCAGGTGCTCGGCCTCGACCCCGAGAAGTCCTTCGACGTCCCCGACGAGGTCCTCGAGCACTCGCGCGAGGTCGTCGCCCGCGGCCGCGCGGCGCACGCCGAGTGGGAGCCCGCCTACCTCGCCTGGCGCGAGCGCGAGCCCGAGCGCGCGGCCGAGCTCGACCGCGTCACCGCCCGCCGGCTGCCCTCCGGCTGGGCCGACGCCGTCCCGAGCTTCCCCGCCGGCAAGGACGTCGCGACCCGCAAGGCCAGCGGCGACACCATCAACGCCCTGGCCGGCGTCGTCCCCGAGTTCTGGGGCGGCTCGGCCGACCTGCACGAGTCCAACCTGACCCTCGTGCACGGCGCGCAGTCGTTCGGGTCGCCGGAGAGCGGCGCCGCCAACGTCAGCTACGCAGGGCGCAACCTGCACTTCGGCATCCGCGAGCACGCCATGGGCGCCGCGATGAACGGCCTCGCCCTCTACGGCGGCAGCCGGGTCTACGGCGGCACGTTCCTGGTGTTCTCCGACTACATGCGCGGCTCGGTGCGCCTCGCGGCCCTGATGAAGGCGCCGGTCACCTACGTCTGGACCCACGACTCCATCGGCCTCGGCGAGGACGGCCCGACCCACCAGCCGATCGAGCACCTGTGGTCGCTGCGCGCGATCCCGGGCCTCAACGTGGTGCGTCCCGGCGACGCCAACGAGACGGCCATCGCCTGGCGCACGATCCTCGAGCGCGACGACGCCCCGCACGCACTCGCGCTGAGCCGGCAGGGGATGCCGACCTACGACCGGGCACCCGGCTCGCCGTTCGCCAGCGCCGAGGACACCGCGAAGGGCGCCTACGTCCTGCGCGACGCGTCCAACGGCCAGCCCGAGGTGCTGCTCCTCGCGACCGGCTCCGAGGTGCAGATCGCGGTCGCGGCGCAGGACCTGCTCGAGGAGCAGGGCGTGCCCACCCGCGTGGTCTCCGCGCCGTGCCTCGAGTGGTTCGAGGAGCAGGACGAGTCCTACAAGCAGACCGTCCTCCCGCCCGCGGTGCGCTCGCGCGTCTCGGTGGAGGCCGGCATCGCGCAGGGCTGGTGGCGCTACCTCGGCGACACCGGCGAGGCCGTCAGCATCGAGCACTTCGGCGCCAGCGCCTCCTACAAGGTCCTCTACGAGCAGTTCGGCTTCACCGCCGAGCGCGTCGTGGCGGCGGCGCAGGCGAGCATCGCCAAGACGGCGCACATCAAGGGCAGCACCACCGGCAACTGA
- the tal gene encoding transaldolase: MAPSTTAAPAPTELSADPLRALSAEGVAVWLDDLSRARLRSGNLAGLVRDKAVVGVTTNPTIFQKAITGSEVYDEQLRQLALRGVDVGEALRAVTTYDVRWGCDVLRPVWEASGGRDGRVSIEVDPRLAHDTDRTLAEARALWWLVDRPNLLIKVPATKAGLPAIAQLIAEGISVNVTLIFSLERYDAVMEAYVEGLERARAAGHDVSTIESVASFFVSRVDTEIDKRLDGLGSDEAKALKGKAAVANARLAYQHYEAVFSTERWKSLEAVGAKPQRPLWASTGVKDPSYDDTMYVVDLAAPGTVNTMPEATLDAVADHGVVKGDQVRGHYAEAQQVLDSLASLGVDYDDVVQVLEDEGVDKFEVSWNELIDSVSGQLEKFGAEVGADGSTSPAHGGPSAAGK, from the coding sequence GTGGCACCCTCGACAACAGCTGCACCCGCCCCGACCGAGCTGTCGGCCGACCCGCTGCGCGCGCTCAGCGCCGAAGGGGTCGCGGTCTGGCTCGACGACCTCTCGCGGGCCCGCCTCCGGAGCGGCAACCTGGCCGGTCTGGTCCGCGACAAGGCAGTCGTCGGCGTGACGACCAACCCGACGATCTTCCAGAAGGCCATCACCGGCTCCGAGGTCTACGACGAGCAGCTGCGGCAGCTCGCGCTGCGCGGCGTCGACGTCGGCGAGGCCCTGCGCGCCGTGACGACCTACGACGTGCGTTGGGGCTGCGACGTCCTGCGCCCGGTGTGGGAGGCCAGCGGCGGCCGCGACGGCCGCGTCTCGATCGAGGTCGACCCGCGGCTGGCCCACGACACCGACCGCACGCTGGCCGAGGCCCGCGCGCTGTGGTGGCTCGTCGACCGCCCCAACCTGCTCATCAAGGTGCCGGCGACCAAGGCCGGCCTGCCGGCCATCGCCCAGCTCATCGCCGAGGGCATCAGCGTCAACGTGACCCTGATCTTCTCCCTCGAGCGCTACGACGCGGTCATGGAGGCCTACGTCGAGGGCCTCGAGCGCGCCCGCGCCGCCGGGCACGACGTCTCCACGATCGAGAGCGTCGCCTCCTTCTTCGTCAGCCGCGTCGACACCGAGATCGACAAGCGCCTCGACGGCCTGGGCAGCGACGAGGCCAAGGCCCTCAAGGGCAAGGCGGCCGTGGCCAACGCCCGGCTCGCGTACCAGCACTACGAGGCGGTCTTCAGCACCGAGCGCTGGAAGTCGCTCGAGGCCGTCGGCGCCAAGCCGCAGCGCCCGCTCTGGGCCTCGACCGGGGTCAAGGACCCCAGCTACGACGACACGATGTACGTCGTCGACCTCGCCGCTCCCGGCACCGTCAACACGATGCCGGAGGCCACCCTCGACGCCGTCGCCGACCACGGCGTCGTCAAGGGCGACCAGGTCCGCGGGCACTACGCCGAGGCCCAGCAGGTCCTCGACTCGCTCGCCTCGCTCGGCGTCGACTACGACGACGTCGTCCAGGTCCTCGAGGACGAGGGCGTCGACAAGTTCGAGGTGAGCTGGAACGAGCTCATCGACTCGGTCTCGGGCCAGCTCGAGAAGTTCGGCGCCGAGGTCGGCGCCGACGGCTCGACCAGCCCGGCCCACGGCGGCCCGTCCGCTGCGGGCAAGTAG
- the zwf gene encoding glucose-6-phosphate dehydrogenase: protein MTASEAMESGLLSASNPLRDIRDRRLPRVAGPGGLVIFGVTGDLSRKKLMPAIYDLANRGLLPPGFALVGFARRDWADQDFAQVVHDSVKEFARTPFREEVWQQLAEGVRFVPGEFGDAQAFEQLKRTIHELDEQRGTGGNHAFYLSVPPKFFPDVVRQLKETGLADGPPDAWRRVVIEKPFGHDLASAQELNRIVAEVFPPQSVFRIDHYLGKETVQNILALRFANEMFEPIWNRGYVDHVQITMAEDIGIGGRAGYYDGIGAARDVIQNHLLQLLALTAMEEPVSFDARDLRLEKLKVLGATHAPADLSLATARGQYAEGWQGGVHVPGYLQEEGIPADSTTETYAAVKLEIDTRRWAGVPFYLRTGKRLGRRVTEIAVVFHRAPHLPFTRNAVEELGQNALVMRIQPDEGMTVRFGSKVPGTSMEVRDVTMDFAYGHSFTESSPEAYERLILDVLLGDPPLFPRHEEVESSWRILDPIEDYWRTQGQPEQYPSGTWGPTSADEMLAREGRAWRRP from the coding sequence ATGACTGCCAGCGAGGCGATGGAGAGCGGCCTGCTCTCCGCGTCCAACCCGTTGCGCGACATCCGCGACCGGCGCCTGCCGCGCGTCGCCGGGCCGGGCGGCCTGGTCATCTTCGGCGTGACGGGCGACCTGTCGCGCAAGAAGCTGATGCCGGCCATCTACGACCTGGCCAACCGCGGCCTGCTGCCGCCGGGCTTCGCCCTCGTCGGCTTCGCCCGCCGCGACTGGGCCGACCAGGACTTCGCCCAGGTCGTGCACGACTCGGTCAAGGAGTTCGCCCGCACCCCCTTCCGCGAGGAGGTCTGGCAGCAGCTCGCCGAGGGGGTGCGCTTCGTGCCCGGCGAGTTCGGCGACGCCCAGGCCTTCGAGCAGCTCAAGCGCACCATCCACGAGCTCGACGAGCAGCGCGGCACCGGCGGCAACCACGCCTTCTACCTCTCCGTACCGCCGAAGTTCTTCCCCGACGTCGTCCGTCAGCTCAAGGAGACCGGCCTGGCCGACGGGCCGCCCGACGCCTGGCGCCGGGTCGTCATCGAGAAGCCGTTCGGGCACGACCTGGCCAGCGCCCAGGAGCTCAACCGGATCGTCGCCGAGGTCTTCCCGCCGCAGTCGGTCTTCCGCATCGACCACTACCTCGGCAAGGAGACGGTCCAGAACATCCTGGCGCTGCGCTTCGCCAACGAGATGTTCGAGCCGATCTGGAACCGCGGCTACGTCGACCACGTGCAGATCACCATGGCCGAGGACATCGGCATCGGCGGCCGCGCCGGCTACTACGACGGCATCGGCGCCGCGCGCGACGTCATCCAGAACCACCTGCTCCAGCTGCTCGCCCTCACGGCGATGGAGGAGCCGGTCTCGTTCGACGCGCGCGACCTGCGCCTGGAGAAGCTCAAGGTGCTGGGCGCGACGCACGCCCCGGCCGACCTCTCGCTGGCGACGGCGCGCGGGCAGTACGCCGAGGGCTGGCAGGGCGGGGTCCACGTCCCCGGCTACCTGCAGGAGGAGGGCATCCCGGCCGACTCCACGACCGAGACCTACGCCGCGGTCAAGCTGGAGATCGACACCCGCCGCTGGGCAGGCGTCCCGTTCTACCTGCGCACCGGCAAGCGGCTCGGCCGCCGCGTCACCGAGATCGCGGTCGTCTTCCACCGCGCGCCCCACCTGCCCTTCACCCGCAACGCGGTCGAGGAGCTCGGCCAGAACGCGCTCGTCATGCGCATCCAGCCCGACGAGGGCATGACGGTGCGGTTCGGCTCCAAGGTCCCCGGCACCTCGATGGAGGTGCGCGACGTGACCATGGACTTCGCCTACGGCCACTCGTTCACCGAGTCGAGCCCCGAGGCCTACGAGCGGCTGATCCTCGACGTCCTGCTGGGCGACCCGCCGCTGTTCCCGCGCCACGAGGAGGTCGAGAGCTCCTGGCGGATCCTCGACCCGATCGAGGACTACTGGCGCACCCAGGGCCAGCCGGAGCAGTACCCCTCCGGCACGTGGGGCCCGACGTCCGCCGACGAGATGCTGGCGCGCGAGGGCCGCGCCTGGCGTCGACCCTGA
- a CDS encoding glucose-6-phosphate dehydrogenase assembly protein OpcA has translation MNIDLTDTTAGKIHNAILDARRRSGSAATGAVLTLVIVTDEQGHYDALKAATSASREHPSRILVVVARPGRGEPRLDAEVRTSGESGPGEVVILRMHGELAHHADSVVLPLLLTDAPVVAWWPGGAPENPKTHPIGAIAQRRITDAAASMEPMEELAKRAAGYTDGDTDLSWTRLSQWRTFLAGALDQVPARVTAAWVESEPESPSAELLARWLDNRLGVHVERATSNGPGITGVRLTTTVGDVAISRGDGRVAAISLPGSPQRSVALPRRPLTELLVEELRRLDADEVYGESLRAPHDAHPAGAGPEPRGEGQPQDDQPHTDEHGDAHSGDPSDAPAEGGSEQEVLEGHPQ, from the coding sequence ATGAACATCGACCTGACCGACACCACCGCCGGCAAGATCCACAACGCCATCCTCGACGCCCGCCGGCGCTCGGGGTCGGCCGCGACCGGCGCCGTGCTGACGCTGGTCATCGTCACCGACGAGCAGGGCCACTACGACGCGCTGAAGGCGGCCACCTCGGCCTCCCGAGAGCACCCGTCGCGCATCCTCGTGGTCGTCGCCCGCCCCGGGCGCGGCGAGCCCCGCCTCGACGCCGAGGTCCGCACCAGCGGCGAGTCCGGCCCGGGCGAGGTCGTCATCCTGCGCATGCACGGCGAGCTGGCGCACCACGCCGACAGCGTCGTGCTCCCGCTGCTGCTCACCGACGCGCCCGTGGTGGCGTGGTGGCCCGGTGGTGCGCCGGAGAACCCGAAGACCCACCCCATCGGCGCCATCGCCCAGCGGCGGATCACCGACGCGGCCGCCAGCATGGAGCCGATGGAGGAGCTCGCCAAGCGGGCGGCTGGCTACACCGACGGCGACACCGACCTGTCGTGGACCCGGCTGAGCCAGTGGCGCACGTTCCTGGCCGGCGCCCTCGACCAGGTCCCCGCCCGCGTGACGGCGGCCTGGGTGGAGAGCGAGCCCGAGTCCCCCAGCGCCGAGCTGCTCGCCCGCTGGCTCGACAACCGGCTCGGCGTCCACGTCGAGCGGGCGACCAGCAACGGGCCGGGGATCACCGGCGTACGCCTGACGACCACCGTCGGCGACGTCGCCATCTCCCGCGGCGACGGCCGCGTCGCGGCGATCAGCCTGCCGGGCTCGCCGCAGCGCTCCGTCGCGCTGCCCCGCCGCCCGCTCACCGAGCTGCTGGTCGAGGAGCTGCGCCGCCTGGACGCCGACGAGGTCTACGGCGAGTCGCTCCGGGCGCCGCACGACGCCCACCCGGCGGGCGCTGGGCCCGAGCCCCGGGGCGAGGGCCAGCCGCAGGACGACCAGCCGCACACCGACGAGCACGGCGACGCGCACAGCGGCGACCCGTCGGACGCGCCGGCCGAGGGGGGCTCCGAGCAGGAGGTCCTCGAGGGCCACCCGCAGTGA
- the pgl gene encoding 6-phosphogluconolactonase: MSAERSPELVRRPDASALADAVAERLLARIAEAQQQRGRAAVVLTGGGIGTATLRSVAAAPGRETVDWSRVELWWGDERYLPAGDPDRNDTGADEALLRAVPLDPAKVHRVAGPERSESVEASAADYAEALGAAPARDGLPDLDVLLLGVGPDAHVASLFPEHPAQDADGLAVPVHDSPKPPPTRVSLSWRAIGAAREVWLLAAGGEKASAVAAALAPGAERRTTPASGAHGRERTVWFLDDAAAAELPG, translated from the coding sequence GTGAGCGCCGAGCGGTCCCCCGAGCTGGTCCGCCGTCCGGACGCCTCGGCGCTCGCCGACGCCGTCGCCGAGAGGCTGCTCGCCCGCATCGCCGAGGCGCAGCAGCAGCGCGGCCGGGCTGCGGTGGTGCTGACGGGCGGAGGCATCGGCACGGCGACGCTGCGCAGCGTCGCCGCAGCCCCCGGCCGCGAGACCGTGGACTGGTCGCGCGTCGAGCTGTGGTGGGGCGACGAGCGCTACCTGCCCGCGGGCGACCCCGACCGCAACGACACCGGCGCCGACGAGGCGCTGCTCCGAGCGGTGCCGCTCGACCCGGCCAAGGTCCACCGCGTCGCGGGCCCCGAGCGCAGCGAGAGCGTGGAGGCCTCGGCCGCCGACTACGCCGAGGCGCTGGGCGCCGCGCCGGCCCGCGACGGGCTGCCCGACCTCGACGTGCTGCTGCTCGGCGTCGGGCCTGACGCCCACGTGGCCTCGCTCTTCCCGGAGCACCCGGCCCAGGACGCCGACGGGCTGGCGGTGCCGGTGCACGACTCGCCCAAGCCGCCGCCGACGCGGGTCAGCCTCAGCTGGCGGGCGATCGGCGCCGCCCGTGAGGTCTGGCTGCTCGCGGCCGGCGGCGAGAAGGCGTCGGCGGTGGCCGCCGCGCTCGCCCCGGGCGCCGAGCGGCGCACGACGCCCGCCTCGGGCGCGCACGGCCGGGAGCGTACGGTGTGGTTCCTCGACGACGCCGCGGCCGCCGAGCTGCCCGGCTGA
- a CDS encoding RNA polymerase-binding protein RbpA: MASGNAIRGSRVGAGPMGEAERGDTAPRIRVSYWCARGHESKPSFAEEPGVAPPEVWDCPRCGLPAGQDRDNPPAAPRTEPYKTHLAYVKERRTEADGEAILSEALEQLRKRRGE; the protein is encoded by the coding sequence GTGGCCAGTGGCAACGCGATCCGGGGGAGCCGCGTCGGCGCCGGACCCATGGGCGAGGCCGAGCGCGGCGACACCGCGCCGCGCATCCGCGTGTCCTACTGGTGCGCCCGGGGGCACGAGAGCAAGCCCAGCTTCGCCGAGGAGCCGGGTGTCGCGCCGCCCGAGGTGTGGGACTGCCCGCGCTGCGGCCTCCCGGCCGGCCAGGACCGCGACAACCCGCCGGCCGCGCCGCGCACCGAGCCCTACAAGACGCACCTGGCCTACGTGAAGGAGCGGCGCACCGAGGCCGACGGAGAGGCGATCCTCTCCGAGGCGCTCGAGCAGCTGCGCAAGCGCCGGGGCGAGTAG
- the secG gene encoding preprotein translocase subunit SecG, whose protein sequence is MSVVETIFSAVLVVASLLMILLVLLHKGKGGGLSDMFGGGVSTSLGGSSVVERNLDRLTIGIGIVWFACIVALGLLARV, encoded by the coding sequence GTGAGCGTCGTCGAGACGATCTTCTCTGCCGTGCTGGTCGTCGCGAGCCTGCTGATGATCCTGCTCGTCCTGCTGCACAAGGGCAAGGGCGGTGGCCTGTCCGACATGTTCGGCGGTGGCGTCTCGACCTCGCTGGGCGGCTCAAGCGTCGTCGAGCGCAACCTCGACCGCCTCACGATCGGCATCGGGATCGTGTGGTTCGCCTGCATCGTCGCCCTCGGCCTGCTCGCGCGCGTCTAG